One Novipirellula aureliae DNA window includes the following coding sequences:
- a CDS encoding proton-conducting transporter transmembrane domain-containing protein encodes MSSTELILIATLLSSLSGCPALMMPARSSLGQWIAIAMNVIGCTIGLVAVWSFLQNGSIEVTRIAAPISGFAFTFAVDGLSAFFLVPVLLVCGLASIYSLQYWPHHDSEHSANPRRVSLFLGTMTAAMIMLVIARDGIAFLFGWEAMAVSAYFLVAAEDHIASTRKAAWLYIAASHFATLCAFGVFALLYAQTGSFEYATVPGVTSVAAIAMAALGLVGFGTKAGLMPMHIWLPGAHASAPSHVSAVMSGVMIKMGIYGIFRVASFYPEIPLSWGMTTLVVGTISAILGVAFAIGQHDIKRLLAYHSIENVGIIVMGLGVALIGRAMHQPQWVLLGACGSLLHVWNHALFKSLLFFGAGSVIHRVGSRDLDIMGGLSRRMPQTATCFLIGAVAICGLPPLNGFVSELLIYLGLFGTIQMPMDPSPAGTPSASIASAAAFAAPGLALVGALAVACFVKVYGIVFLGASRSQQAAKARESGHAMTGPMMVLAGCCVLIGVVPLLFAPMLELATSTWAAADTGIAADVGGLHLANIAPLMAISVVAGILILLIGVGSMVLMRRVRTSPESGTWDCGYAAPSASMQYTSSSFAQWLVDLFAWALRPAVHLPVINTLFPADAEFESHVNDTVLEKAVKPTTKGLTWLFGLSRYLQQGSLQAYLLYILVIVIGLMLWNPTA; translated from the coding sequence GTGTCCAGTACCGAATTGATTCTCATCGCAACCCTACTGTCCAGTCTGAGTGGATGTCCCGCTCTGATGATGCCAGCACGTTCTTCGCTAGGGCAATGGATTGCTATCGCGATGAATGTCATCGGTTGTACCATTGGCTTGGTTGCGGTTTGGTCTTTCTTGCAAAACGGATCGATCGAAGTGACGCGAATCGCGGCTCCGATCTCAGGTTTTGCGTTCACGTTTGCTGTCGATGGCTTGTCTGCGTTTTTCCTCGTTCCGGTGTTGTTGGTGTGCGGTTTAGCGTCGATCTATTCGCTTCAATATTGGCCCCACCACGACAGCGAACACTCCGCCAACCCACGTCGCGTTTCTCTGTTTCTCGGCACAATGACGGCTGCGATGATCATGCTAGTGATCGCTCGCGATGGTATCGCGTTCTTGTTTGGCTGGGAAGCAATGGCCGTATCCGCCTACTTTTTGGTCGCGGCGGAAGATCATATTGCCTCCACTCGCAAAGCAGCGTGGCTTTATATCGCAGCCAGTCATTTTGCAACGCTATGTGCTTTTGGGGTGTTTGCCCTTTTGTATGCACAAACCGGCTCTTTCGAATACGCAACCGTTCCAGGCGTGACGTCGGTTGCTGCGATAGCGATGGCCGCCTTAGGACTCGTCGGATTTGGGACCAAGGCAGGCTTGATGCCGATGCATATATGGTTGCCAGGCGCACACGCTTCGGCCCCCAGTCATGTATCGGCCGTCATGTCGGGCGTGATGATTAAGATGGGCATTTATGGAATTTTTCGTGTCGCCTCGTTCTATCCTGAAATACCATTGTCGTGGGGAATGACCACTTTGGTTGTCGGAACGATCTCGGCGATCCTTGGGGTTGCCTTTGCGATTGGGCAACACGATATCAAGCGTTTGTTGGCATACCACAGTATCGAAAACGTTGGCATCATTGTAATGGGTTTGGGGGTTGCCCTGATCGGTCGAGCGATGCACCAACCTCAGTGGGTATTGCTGGGAGCTTGCGGCAGTTTGCTCCACGTTTGGAATCATGCCCTATTCAAATCGTTGCTGTTCTTCGGAGCCGGTTCGGTGATTCACCGAGTCGGTAGCCGCGATTTGGATATCATGGGTGGACTGAGCCGCCGCATGCCTCAAACGGCAACTTGTTTTCTCATTGGAGCCGTTGCCATTTGTGGGCTGCCTCCGCTCAATGGATTTGTGTCCGAATTATTGATTTACCTCGGCCTGTTCGGCACGATTCAAATGCCAATGGATCCATCGCCCGCAGGAACCCCCTCCGCATCGATCGCCTCAGCCGCCGCGTTTGCAGCACCTGGCTTGGCGTTAGTGGGAGCTTTGGCGGTCGCCTGTTTCGTGAAAGTCTATGGCATCGTGTTTCTCGGAGCGAGCCGTAGTCAGCAAGCAGCCAAGGCACGCGAATCAGGTCACGCGATGACAGGACCAATGATGGTACTGGCGGGATGCTGTGTTCTGATCGGTGTGGTGCCGCTACTATTTGCTCCGATGCTAGAACTCGCAACCTCGACTTGGGCAGCCGCCGATACAGGCATCGCAGCGGACGTCGGGGGGCTTCACTTGGCAAACATTGCTCCGTTGATGGCCATCAGTGTGGTCGCCGGTATTTTGATCCTACTGATCGGAGTTGGCAGCATGGTGTTAATGCGTCGTGTTCGCACAAGTCCTGAATCAGGCACCTGGGATTGTGGTTACGCGGCTCCTTCGGCGTCGATGCAGTACACGTCATCGTCGTTCGCTCAATGGTTGGTTGATCTATTTGCATGGGCTTTGCGACCAGCCGTCCACTTGCCGGTTATCAACACATTGTTTCCTGCCGATGCTGAGTTTGAAAGCCATGTGAACGACACCGTTTTGGAGAAAGCGGTCAAGCCGACGACGAAAGGATTGACGTGGTTGTTTGGGCTTTCCCGCTATTTGCAACAGGGAAGTTTGCAAGCGTATTTACTGTACATTCTTGTGATCGTGATTGGTCTGATGCTATGGAACCCAACGGCATGA
- a CDS encoding hydrogenase large subunit produces MTVAEQLTTTNGVSVATESVPLLSFDSFADRLAEQLDHNTSGLSALFGVPTASQTVRLYAVTNRATKSEVTIFATDVGDSYPALSVRTPQAHWFEREIAEQWGIVPEGHPWLKPIRFHRSYVATRDAWGRSENEEILPSVQPQGTDYFKIRGDEIHEVAVGPVHAGVIEPGHFRFQCHGENVFSLEIELGFQHRGIERQLLGGPDKRSLHFMETLSGDTSIGHATTYCQALEGLAGVDAPLRAHSIRAIALEFERLANHTGDLGALAMDVGFLPTASFCGRLRGDWLNASALICGNRFGRATVRPGGVQFDLDEERIDELQTRIDAIYRDVTGAAELLWNTPSVMARFEGCGVVPRHVADDLGLVGIAGRACGIDRDARRDFPFGIFRFHQIPVSTSSTGDVFSRAYVRWLEIQRSVRFIQEQLRAMPKTATRRDLDELKGNQFVVSIAEGWRGEICHVALTNHEGQFEHYKVVDPSFHNWIGLAMALRNQEISDFPVNNKSFNLSYCGHDL; encoded by the coding sequence ATGACAGTTGCTGAACAATTGACGACAACAAACGGCGTTTCGGTTGCTACGGAGAGTGTTCCGCTACTGTCGTTCGATAGTTTTGCCGATCGGCTCGCTGAGCAACTCGATCACAACACCAGCGGTTTGTCCGCATTGTTCGGGGTTCCAACGGCGAGCCAAACCGTGCGATTGTACGCCGTCACCAACCGAGCAACCAAATCGGAAGTGACCATTTTTGCAACCGACGTCGGCGATTCCTACCCTGCGTTGTCGGTGCGAACGCCGCAAGCCCATTGGTTTGAGCGAGAAATCGCCGAACAGTGGGGGATTGTGCCGGAAGGTCACCCCTGGTTGAAGCCGATTCGGTTCCACCGATCGTATGTCGCGACGCGCGATGCCTGGGGACGCAGCGAGAACGAAGAGATATTGCCAAGCGTGCAGCCTCAGGGAACGGACTATTTTAAAATTCGTGGCGATGAAATCCACGAGGTTGCTGTCGGACCGGTACATGCTGGGGTGATCGAGCCAGGCCATTTTCGATTTCAATGTCATGGCGAGAATGTGTTTTCGCTCGAGATTGAACTTGGCTTTCAGCATCGTGGTATCGAACGGCAATTACTTGGCGGGCCTGATAAACGATCGCTGCACTTCATGGAAACACTCTCGGGTGATACATCGATTGGCCATGCGACCACCTATTGTCAAGCACTGGAAGGACTCGCAGGCGTCGATGCGCCTCTTCGTGCTCATTCGATTCGCGCGATTGCGTTGGAGTTTGAGCGGCTGGCGAATCACACCGGCGATCTGGGGGCTTTGGCGATGGATGTTGGTTTTTTGCCGACGGCTTCGTTCTGTGGCCGATTGCGGGGCGATTGGCTCAATGCGAGTGCGTTGATTTGTGGCAATCGTTTTGGCCGTGCCACCGTGCGGCCTGGCGGTGTACAATTTGATCTGGACGAAGAACGCATTGACGAGCTTCAAACGCGAATCGATGCAATTTATCGCGATGTGACGGGTGCCGCTGAATTGCTTTGGAATACACCAAGCGTGATGGCTCGTTTCGAAGGTTGCGGCGTGGTTCCACGTCATGTAGCCGACGACTTGGGCTTGGTGGGAATCGCAGGCCGAGCGTGCGGGATTGATCGTGACGCGCGGCGAGATTTCCCATTCGGCATCTTCCGATTCCACCAAATTCCTGTCTCGACATCGAGTACAGGTGACGTGTTTTCGCGTGCTTATGTGCGTTGGCTAGAAATCCAAAGGTCGGTGCGATTTATCCAAGAACAACTGCGTGCAATGCCGAAAACGGCAACGCGGCGTGATCTTGATGAGTTGAAAGGCAATCAATTCGTGGTTTCGATCGCCGAGGGTTGGCGCGGCGAAATTTGCCATGTTGCCCTCACCAATCACGAGGGTCAATTCGAGCACTACAAAGTGGTCGACCCCAGCTTTCACAATTGGATCGGTTTGGCGATGGCCCTGCGGAATCAAGAAATCTCGGACTTCCCGGTCAACAATAAAAGTTTCAATCTCAGTTACTGCGGACACGATCTGTAA
- a CDS encoding DUF2309 domain-containing protein, protein MIVETSEQPSESNPSDSRLDELQSIIDHAIHFLPAQGPIEVFVHHNTLHAFEDKSFHEAARLASKIYDANPYLSEQRYREMLESKRIRIADLKAVLADDMVSRADATIDGLGTRFDLRLSMLLYPLRTAPEAELRWVIAESDALSRFRPEVSSLVREQVLEATQKYVLSSLVRIPTANGSSTRQLADLLDEFGHGDPAHWSERRWEEFTLRYLWQVCDSGIRAASMDEGTLRVPIRGRDALLAATGQDTDRYVHETLIRFCAAFLDQGYADWRLPQREAGLFGSFVEVYGKPSLFAESWLHSLPDELKKISQAQMTPLESIDESLTMLGVPMSDRAMFITKSLLALGGWAGMIWQLESSATWVDRPIRPGSLMEFLAVRLILDRVAIDYVAREYLRFGGALSQVSDAAWKKAAALNDSHFQTTFQIFQVAQSMGWAPQAMGQMSTEDWRALIGEVRDFDELHRRCIFHEAYEKSYRTDALDALTLHCRTINNGPKEPISRPSFQIVCCLDDREESIRRHIEEVDPAAITYGAAGFFAVVMNYQGAADAGYKPLCPVVVTPKHFVRENVGYTFAGEDRRRAGTRRTLGHLTHQVHSRSRTIGGGALTAIFGSLAAFPLVARVLFPRITSQIRRRAGRFVQPPPITQLQLERYQVEPGPENGHVGYTVDEMVEIVSRLLNDIGALKNFSRLFVVTGHGSSSTNNPHESAYNCGACAGKRGGPNARAVAQMANDWRVRAKLLELGLRIPNDTVFLGAYHNTCDDSLVWFDLDRMPSSHFADFEHVKTVVDEARKRNAHERCRRFELASLDLTPTEALRHVEQRSEDLSQVRPEYNHATDAMCFVGRRDWSRGLFLDRRTFLTSYDPAVDDEEQSILLGILSAAIPVCAGISLEYYFSAVDNGKFGSGSKLPHNIASLLGVMEGATSDLRTGLYQQMVEIHEPMRILFVIETTPDAMRSVMQRHVGIRRLVEGEWVQLALIDAETSTLLFYRNGDFHPHRCESSSLPQVNQSSDWYSGCREHLGFATIRKTAIVDRPLIAEAAKEFTTEQEVAS, encoded by the coding sequence GTGATTGTCGAAACCTCTGAACAACCATCTGAGTCCAACCCGTCCGATAGCCGTTTGGATGAGTTGCAATCAATTATTGACCATGCGATCCATTTTTTGCCTGCGCAAGGTCCTATCGAAGTTTTTGTTCATCACAACACGCTACATGCGTTCGAGGACAAGTCGTTCCATGAAGCGGCGCGATTGGCATCAAAGATCTATGACGCGAATCCGTATCTGAGCGAACAACGATACCGCGAGATGCTGGAGTCGAAGCGGATTCGGATTGCGGATCTAAAGGCGGTCTTGGCTGATGACATGGTCAGTCGTGCCGATGCAACGATCGACGGCTTGGGAACTCGTTTCGATTTACGGCTTTCGATGCTACTCTATCCGCTTCGTACCGCCCCCGAAGCCGAGTTGCGATGGGTGATTGCTGAAAGTGACGCGTTGAGCCGATTCCGGCCTGAGGTCTCGTCGTTGGTTCGCGAACAAGTTCTTGAAGCGACCCAGAAATATGTATTGTCGTCACTGGTACGAATTCCAACGGCGAATGGAAGTAGCACGAGACAACTCGCGGACCTGCTAGACGAATTCGGCCATGGCGACCCAGCACATTGGAGCGAGCGGCGGTGGGAGGAATTCACGCTGCGTTATCTTTGGCAAGTTTGTGATTCCGGTATTCGCGCGGCGAGTATGGATGAGGGCACGTTGCGAGTGCCAATTCGTGGACGGGACGCTTTGCTCGCAGCGACGGGGCAAGACACCGACCGCTATGTTCATGAAACACTGATCCGGTTTTGTGCTGCGTTCTTGGATCAGGGGTATGCCGATTGGCGACTGCCTCAGCGAGAAGCGGGCCTGTTCGGGTCGTTTGTAGAGGTATATGGCAAACCCAGTTTATTCGCCGAATCATGGCTACATTCCTTGCCGGATGAGCTAAAGAAGATATCGCAAGCCCAGATGACGCCGCTTGAATCGATAGACGAATCGTTAACGATGCTTGGCGTTCCAATGTCCGATCGAGCGATGTTTATCACCAAGAGTTTGCTGGCACTCGGTGGTTGGGCCGGAATGATATGGCAACTCGAATCGTCAGCAACTTGGGTGGACCGCCCCATCCGCCCTGGATCGCTGATGGAGTTCTTGGCCGTTCGTTTGATATTGGACCGAGTTGCGATCGACTATGTCGCTCGTGAATACTTACGTTTTGGGGGGGCCCTTAGCCAGGTGAGTGACGCGGCTTGGAAAAAGGCCGCCGCATTGAACGATTCTCACTTCCAGACCACTTTCCAGATTTTTCAAGTGGCACAGTCGATGGGTTGGGCACCTCAAGCGATGGGGCAAATGTCGACAGAAGATTGGCGGGCATTGATCGGCGAAGTCCGTGATTTCGACGAGCTGCATCGCCGCTGTATCTTCCACGAAGCTTACGAAAAATCGTACCGAACGGATGCGCTCGACGCGTTGACTCTGCATTGCCGAACGATAAACAATGGTCCCAAAGAACCAATCTCACGACCTTCGTTTCAGATTGTGTGCTGCCTTGATGACCGGGAAGAATCGATTCGTCGGCACATCGAAGAGGTCGATCCGGCAGCCATCACATACGGTGCGGCAGGTTTTTTTGCGGTGGTGATGAATTACCAAGGTGCCGCCGACGCGGGGTACAAGCCATTGTGCCCGGTGGTGGTGACGCCGAAGCATTTCGTTCGCGAAAACGTCGGCTATACATTTGCGGGTGAAGATCGTCGGCGAGCAGGAACACGGCGAACGCTTGGCCATTTGACGCACCAAGTTCACTCCCGTAGCCGAACGATTGGCGGGGGCGCGTTGACTGCGATCTTCGGATCATTGGCCGCATTTCCGCTGGTTGCTCGCGTGTTATTTCCACGAATCACTTCGCAAATTAGGCGGCGTGCGGGACGGTTTGTTCAACCACCACCGATCACGCAATTGCAACTCGAACGCTACCAAGTGGAACCGGGACCAGAGAATGGGCACGTTGGCTACACCGTCGATGAGATGGTCGAAATCGTCTCGCGTTTGCTCAACGATATTGGTGCACTGAAAAATTTCTCGCGGCTTTTCGTGGTGACGGGACATGGATCTTCGAGTACGAATAATCCCCACGAGTCCGCTTACAATTGTGGTGCCTGTGCTGGCAAACGGGGTGGCCCGAACGCTCGAGCGGTCGCACAAATGGCAAACGATTGGCGTGTTCGAGCCAAACTGCTCGAACTTGGATTGCGAATCCCCAATGACACGGTTTTCCTTGGTGCTTACCACAATACTTGTGACGACAGTTTGGTGTGGTTCGATTTGGATCGTATGCCATCGTCTCACTTTGCCGATTTTGAACATGTAAAAACGGTCGTCGATGAAGCACGAAAAAGAAACGCTCACGAACGTTGTCGTCGATTCGAGTTGGCGTCGCTCGATTTAACGCCAACCGAAGCGCTGCGGCACGTCGAGCAGCGGTCCGAAGATTTGTCTCAGGTGCGTCCCGAATACAACCACGCCACCGATGCGATGTGTTTCGTTGGACGCCGTGATTGGTCGAGAGGCTTGTTTTTGGATCGACGTACATTTTTGACATCGTACGATCCCGCCGTTGATGACGAAGAACAATCGATCCTGCTTGGGATCTTGTCTGCTGCGATCCCCGTCTGTGCAGGCATTAGTTTGGAGTACTATTTCTCCGCGGTTGACAATGGCAAGTTCGGATCGGGGTCAAAGTTGCCGCACAACATTGCGTCGCTGCTTGGTGTGATGGAGGGGGCAACGAGCGATTTACGTACCGGTTTGTATCAGCAAATGGTCGAAATTCACGAGCCAATGCGAATACTGTTTGTGATCGAGACAACACCTGATGCGATGCGGAGCGTGATGCAGCGTCATGTGGGGATTAGGAGATTGGTCGAAGGCGAATGGGTTCAACTCGCATTGATCGACGCAGAAACCTCAACTCTTCTGTTCTATCGTAACGGCGATTTCCATCCGCATCGCTGCGAATCGAGTTCGTTACCACAGGTTAATCAGTCGTCGGATTGGTATTCGGGATGCCGCGAGCACTTAGGGTTTGCGACCATTCGTAAGACAGCAATCGTCGATCGACCGTTGATAGCCGAGGCGGCGAAAGAGTTCACAACCGAACAAGAGGTGGCGTCATGA
- a CDS encoding respiratory chain complex I subunit 1 family protein yields MIILHNLFHMIVILSFPPLLLGVINRTKAMFGGRRGQPILQTYFDLIKLMQKDCVFSETTSWVFRFGPIVSVVTALVAACIVPLGHASAPLSFTGDLILFAYVLALGRFFTMAAALDTGSAFEGMGAAREATFAVLAEPVLFLGLLVFARLSGSLQMSQMLGDGVANGWGVAAAPLLLIVASWFVVLLVENCRIPFDDPNTHLELTMIHEVMVLDHSGPTLGLIVYAAALKLFVFAGLIVNLILPFDSGSSLLDWLIFLLGTLFVAVVIGTIESTMARLKIAEIPKLLIGAGVVSLFAVILLLSYQ; encoded by the coding sequence ATGATAATTCTCCACAACCTTTTCCATATGATCGTCATACTGTCGTTTCCACCGCTATTGTTAGGCGTGATCAACCGTACCAAAGCGATGTTTGGTGGACGGCGCGGGCAACCGATTTTGCAAACCTATTTTGACCTGATCAAATTGATGCAGAAGGATTGTGTGTTTAGCGAAACCACGTCATGGGTGTTTCGTTTTGGTCCAATCGTGAGCGTGGTAACCGCGTTGGTCGCGGCCTGCATCGTCCCACTCGGACACGCCAGTGCACCGTTGTCATTCACTGGCGACCTCATTTTGTTTGCCTATGTTTTAGCGCTTGGTCGGTTCTTCACCATGGCTGCCGCTCTCGACACGGGATCGGCATTCGAAGGCATGGGCGCGGCGCGGGAAGCGACGTTCGCTGTCCTGGCGGAACCCGTGCTTTTCTTAGGGCTATTGGTGTTCGCACGACTCAGCGGTTCGCTGCAGATGAGCCAAATGCTTGGCGATGGGGTCGCGAATGGGTGGGGGGTTGCCGCTGCTCCGCTGCTATTGATTGTCGCGTCGTGGTTCGTGGTGTTGTTAGTCGAGAACTGCCGGATTCCATTTGACGATCCCAACACGCACTTGGAATTGACGATGATCCATGAGGTTATGGTGCTAGACCACAGCGGACCAACCCTTGGCTTGATCGTCTATGCCGCAGCCTTAAAGCTATTCGTCTTTGCGGGTTTGATTGTCAACCTAATCCTGCCGTTTGACAGCGGCAGCTCGCTGTTGGATTGGCTGATCTTCTTGCTCGGCACACTGTTTGTCGCCGTGGTGATCGGCACGATTGAGTCCACGATGGCTCGATTAAAAATTGCTGAAATTCCGAAGTTATTGATCGGTGCCGGCGTGGTATCGTTGTTTGCAGTCATCTTACTTTTGAGCTATCAATGA
- the nuoB gene encoding NADH-quinone oxidoreductase subunit NuoB — protein sequence MFKILNQRRCQQYRTIDWPDGDAPKLSARYRGLPVIDSSRCPDGCQACVDACPTNAISINGSLKMDLGKCLFCTDCVDACPESAISYSEDFRQAVRVRNDLVVDGGAIVLADALEAKSRKLFGRSLQLRQVSAGGCNACEADINVLSTIGFDLGRFGIHIVASPRHADGLIITGPVTENMKLALKKTYDAIPSPKIVIAVGACAISGGPFIDNPEQNNGVDHMLPVDLYIPGCPPHPLTILDGLLRLLGRIEDDSSDTH from the coding sequence ATGTTCAAAATTCTTAACCAACGTCGCTGCCAACAATATCGCACCATCGATTGGCCTGACGGGGACGCACCGAAATTGTCCGCTCGCTATCGCGGTTTGCCGGTGATCGATTCGAGTCGCTGTCCAGATGGTTGCCAGGCGTGCGTCGATGCCTGCCCGACCAATGCCATTTCCATCAACGGTTCGCTGAAAATGGACTTAGGGAAATGCTTGTTTTGTACCGATTGTGTTGACGCCTGTCCCGAGTCCGCGATTTCCTACAGCGAAGATTTTCGTCAAGCCGTCCGTGTTCGAAATGACTTGGTCGTTGATGGCGGGGCGATCGTGTTGGCGGATGCGTTGGAAGCAAAATCGCGAAAACTGTTTGGTCGATCGCTACAATTACGGCAAGTGAGTGCGGGTGGCTGTAACGCCTGCGAAGCCGACATCAATGTGCTGAGCACGATTGGGTTCGATCTCGGTCGGTTCGGAATTCACATCGTGGCCTCGCCCCGGCACGCCGATGGCTTGATCATCACCGGTCCTGTGACCGAAAACATGAAATTGGCACTAAAGAAAACCTACGATGCCATCCCATCGCCAAAGATTGTCATCGCCGTTGGGGCATGCGCGATTAGCGGTGGTCCATTCATCGACAATCCAGAGCAGAACAACGGCGTGGATCACATGTTGCCCGTCGACCTCTACATTCCCGGTTGCCCACCACACCCGCTGACGATTCTCGATGGATTGCTACGCCTGTTGGGTCGAATCGAAGACGACTCGTCGGATACACACTAA
- a CDS encoding hydrogenase has product MSDLLDPGLVIALLLNFYALTTTNLKQMIYAVAMQGALLGMLYPIAHTGFLSHADAEPTSWFSGLRLMALTATIVLVKGFLIPRFLLRAARLADVRSQVTSTVGVMLPLLLGGVATVLALVFAKSLPLAPQHISHLPIPASLATVMCGFLILSSRREAMGQVLGYIVLENGIFIFGLLLIEAVPLLVELGIVLDLFVGVFVMGIIFNHVSRAFPEASVEHLSTLKE; this is encoded by the coding sequence ATGAGTGATTTACTGGACCCAGGTCTCGTGATTGCGTTGCTGTTAAACTTTTACGCTTTAACGACCACCAATCTAAAACAAATGATCTATGCGGTCGCGATGCAGGGTGCGCTGCTAGGCATGCTGTATCCGATTGCCCACACCGGATTTCTTTCCCATGCAGATGCCGAGCCGACGAGCTGGTTCAGCGGTCTCCGCTTGATGGCGTTGACAGCAACGATTGTGCTCGTCAAAGGATTTCTCATTCCACGCTTCTTACTTCGTGCAGCACGTTTGGCGGATGTGCGGTCGCAGGTCACTTCCACCGTAGGCGTGATGCTACCGCTACTGTTAGGGGGCGTGGCAACGGTCTTGGCACTCGTCTTTGCCAAGTCGCTACCGTTGGCACCGCAGCACATCAGCCATCTACCGATCCCTGCATCCTTGGCGACCGTGATGTGTGGCTTCTTGATCCTTAGTAGCCGCCGCGAAGCGATGGGACAAGTCCTGGGATACATCGTGTTGGAAAACGGGATCTTCATCTTCGGCCTATTATTGATCGAAGCGGTTCCCCTATTGGTTGAACTTGGGATCGTGCTGGATTTGTTCGTCGGCGTGTTTGTGATGGGGATCATCTTCAATCACGTCAGCCGAGCGTTTCCGGAAGCCAGCGTCGAGCATCTCTCTACTTTGAAGGAATAG
- a CDS encoding PTS sugar transporter subunit IIA: MELSLHQVAKIFRVSETQIIGWINSKNLPAELVSDQYRFHRADLLEWAAVANRSFDPSIYSEVNGDLTPAGTHLADALERGGILVDVSGKGIRDVLSNAIDGLPIPASIGHDDLIELLLARESVGSTALGDGIAVPHPRKPTLVSVPSAMVRLCYLSQPLAMKSPDGIPVDKLFLMICPTVHEHLQLLARLGALLQNESVGQALRDKVAGGEMFKILREAGQEFVAA; this comes from the coding sequence ATGGAACTGTCACTCCACCAAGTCGCCAAGATCTTCCGCGTCTCGGAGACGCAAATTATTGGTTGGATCAATAGCAAAAATCTACCTGCCGAGTTGGTGTCGGATCAATATCGTTTCCATCGCGCCGATTTGTTAGAGTGGGCAGCGGTTGCGAATCGCTCCTTTGACCCTTCGATTTATTCGGAGGTCAATGGCGACTTGACACCTGCGGGAACCCATCTTGCCGATGCTTTAGAAAGGGGCGGCATCCTAGTCGATGTTTCGGGGAAAGGCATCCGTGATGTCTTGTCCAACGCGATCGACGGGTTGCCAATTCCCGCATCGATTGGCCATGATGACTTGATCGAATTGTTGCTCGCACGCGAAAGCGTTGGCAGCACAGCGCTCGGTGATGGAATCGCGGTACCCCATCCACGTAAACCAACCCTGGTTTCGGTTCCATCGGCAATGGTGAGGTTGTGCTATTTATCTCAACCGCTAGCGATGAAGAGTCCTGATGGTATCCCGGTCGACAAACTCTTTTTGATGATTTGTCCAACCGTACACGAACATTTACAACTGCTCGCTCGACTCGGGGCACTGCTACAAAACGAGTCGGTGGGGCAGGCGCTCCGCGATAAAGTTGCGGGTGGTGAAATGTTCAAGATTTTGCGGGAAGCGGGTCAGGAATTTGTAGCGGCGTAG